The genomic region TTTGATGTAAGAAACCTTCAGGCTTCTGAATTAGGTGATGGAGTGCAAAAGATTAACCAGATTGCCGGCATTCTTACCGATTCATGGACCCCAGATAATCCAAATGCTACCAGACCAGTTATCGATGGTAACAGGGATTTTGCAAACTCCTATAGAGATTCCGATTATTTTATTGAAGATGGTTCTTTTATACGTCTACAAAATATTTCTTTAGGATATACAGTTCCATCTTTTTCAGAATTTGTTTCGAGAGCTAGAGTTTACGTAAGCGGTCAAAATTTATTTACTATTACAGATTATACAGGTTTTGATCCTGAAGTAAATAACCGTGGGCAGGATAACCTGAACAGAGGAGATGATTATGATGCGTATCCGCGATCCAGAACATTCACGGTAGGAATCAATTTAGAATTTTAATAAGCAAAACATATTATGGTAAAATTTATAAAAAAGACATGTTTAAAAGGAGTTTTTGTATTACTCCTAATGAATGTTTTCTCAGCATGCTCTGATCTTGAAGAGAATCCGGATTTTACGACGCAAGACAACTTCTTTAATACTGCCGAGCAGCTAGAATTAGGTGTGAATGCAATTTATGATGGGATTGGATATGGCCAGGATTGGGAAAATCATTTTTATAACCGTTTTGTATTCGAATGTTTGGTGGGGTATCAGGTAGGCTGGGAAAAAGGGCCTCTGAATTACCAAAATGGGAATGTTTCTCCAGACGATGTTTATATTTCAATTTACTGGAGAATTTCTTACGAGAATATTAATAGGGCAAACTCTATAATTGCCAAAGCAGACGAGCTTAAAGACGCTGGGGCAACAAATGTGGCGTTGATTGATAGAGTAAAGGCCGAAGCGCAATTTTTAAGAGCATTTTACTATTATAATTTAGTAAGATATTTTAATAATATTCCTGTAACAACAAGTCCAACCCTAAGTGACCAGGATCTACCGTCTAATGAAAATGGAGAACAAAAGGCTTTAGAGCTTATTCAGTCAGATTTGTTAATGGCAAGAGATATTCTACCAGAAAGTTATGGCCCATCAGAAGCTGGTAGAGCAACTCGTTGGGCAGCAGAAGCATTATTGATGAAAGCTTACTTACAGGGAGAAAAATGGTCTGAAGCCTACAATGTTGCTCAGACGATCATTGATGAAAGTGGAATGTCATTATTTGATGATTTTGCAAATACTTTTTCTGTGGAAACAGAGAATATGGGGCCAAGAATTTTTGAGGCTCAGGTTTCTGCTTCAGCGAATGCTGGTGAAAACCAGGTCTATCATGCCCATTTTGTGCCTGCAGATCTACCAAATGATTTAGGCGGTGTTGGATGGCATTGGTTAAATTCAACTAAAGATTTCAGAGAAAAATATGATCCAAACGATAAAAGGATAGCGGGTACATTCATACAAGAATATCCATCAAATCGTGTGGGACGTAATGATGATGGAGAATGGCCAATAGTTCGCTGGAGTCCAGATGCGCCGTACAACTTAAGCCGTTTTGGAGGTTTAGTTCCTGCAGATTCAGATCCGAATAATCCTGAAGAGCTTATCTATTCTGCTGCTTGGTCTGCTAAATATACTGAAGTTGGAATTTCTAATGCGTACATGAATGAAAAGAATATTGTTTATCTAAGATATGCAGATGTACTTTTAGGACATTCTGAAGCTGCTAATGAAAGCAATATGGGCGATCCATATTACGGTATTAACGAGGTAAGAAGAAGAGCTGGTCTAACTCCGCTTTCAGGTTTAAGTCAATCGCAGCTTCGCGACGCAATTGTAAATGAAAGAGTTTTAGAATTTGCAATGGAATCTGAGGTTTATCCTGAACTTAAAAGAAAAAGTACTTATGGTGGATCACCAGATTATTTAGGAGATTATATCGAAGATTTTATCGAAACCTATAATGTGGATAGGTCACTTTCTCCCAGAGATTATGTATTACCATTACCTTTAAATGAAGTTTTGGGTAATCCTAATGTTACTCAAAACCCAGAGTATCAATAGAAGTTATTTTAAAATTAATAGAATTAAACCTGTCTCTTTGGGCAGGTTTAATTTCATTATCTTACCAAACTGCCCAAACTCTCAATATGAATCTTCGATACCTTTTGAAATAATTTATGCTGCTTTATGCTCTGATTTAATTAACCAACTGCGGAAATAAGAGTGCCGATAAAAATAGTGAGTTTACAGAAACTCTTTTTAAAAAGGTGCCTGAAGATTCCACTATGATTTTTTTAATAATAAAATCATAGAAAATGATTCTTTTAATATGGTAGACTTCTTTTATGTCTACAATGGAGGTGGAGTAGCTATTGGAGATTTCCGGCTTTTATATAACAGATGAGAAACGTGACCTGGAAAAACAACTGGTAAAAGGTAGTGTAGTGAGAATACCTTCCAGATCGGTTGTGACCATCGTGGGAGATATGTGACTAAAGGGCTTTTCTTTTTGAAAGACTGATTAAGAGGAGAAAAGAATAAAATTTCAAGATTATATCATGAGTAATATAAAATATAATTTGCCCTATTTATTGGCGCTAGCCTTCACCTCGGCAATGGGAGGCCTGTTATTTGGTTATGATTGGGTGGTAATAGGGGGAGCCAAACCATTTTATGAACTGTTTTTTGATATCAATCATTCGCCCAAATTACAAGGATGGGCAATGAGCAGTGCTTTAGTAGGCTGTATTCTGGGTGCAGTGACATCAGGAACCTTTTCCGATAAATATGGCAGGAAGATACCAATGATATGGGCCGCAGCTTTATTCATTATCTCGGCTTTTGGAAGTGGGTATGCAAATGATTTTTATTGGTTCATCATTTTCCGGTTAATAGGTGGCGTGGGTATTGGCTTGGCATCAACGCTATCCCCCATGTATATCGCAGAATTGGCCCCCGCAGAACTTAGAGGAAGGTTTGTTGCCATTAACCAACTGACCATTGTAATCGGTATTTTGGCCGCACAAATCATCAACTTTTTAATTGCAGAACCAGTTCCCTTGGGAATTTCCAATCAGGAATTGGCAGCTTCCTGGAATGGTACCATCGGTTGGCGATGGATGTTTTGGGCTGAGATGGTTCCTGCAATAGCCTTTTTTGTTTTAATGTTTGTTGTGCCAAAAAGTCCAAGATTCTTATTGAAAATCGGAGACTTAAAGGCCGCCTCAAGAGTTTTAACCAAGGTCGGTGGAGAGGCCTATGCACTACAGGAAGTGAAAAATATTAAGAGCACTCTCCAGGAAAATAATGACAGGGTGCATTTCAAGGAATTAAATGAACCAAAAATAAAACCCATTGTCTTCTTGGGCGTGGTATTGGCCATTTTCCAACAATGGTGCGGCATAAATGTCATTTTTAACTATGCAGAGGAAATTTTTAGTAGTGCAGGGTATAGTGTTGGAGATATGCTTTTCAATATTGTCATCACCGGAAGCGTCAACTTGGTGTTTACCCTTGTTGCCATGAAAACAGTGGACAAATGGGGCAGGAAGAAGTTGATGCTGTTTGGTTCAGGAGGCTTGTCTATCATCTATTTCGTCTTGGGATTAAGTTATTTTCAGGGTTGGACAGGTTTGCCGATACTTATTTTGGTCGTGGTGTCAATTGCCACCTATGCAATGTCACTTGCCCCTATAACTTGGGTGGTATTGTCTGAAATATTTCCAAACCGGGTGAGGGGATTGGCAATGTCTCTGGCCACTTTCAGCCTTTGGGTAGCTTCATTTACCCTGGCTTTTTCCTTCCCCATTTTAAACAGTGAATTAGGGGCGTATGGTACATTTTGGGTGTACTGTGTGATTAGCATAATGGGCTTTGTTTTTATAAAAATGAAGTTACCTGAAACCAAAGGAAAAACATTGGAAGATATTGAATTGGAGTTCTTAAAATAATAGAATATGAAAAATTTTGAAACCGTAAAAGCATGGGAGGAGAAGGTAATTATTCCGACTTACGAAGTAAGTGAAGCGGAAAAGTACCCCATCTTTTTAGAAAAAAGGGTTTATCAGGGAAGCAGTGGGGCGGTTTACCCTCATCCGGTAATTGAAAAAATTAGCGATGAAAAAATCGATAAAGAATGGGATGTCATTTTCCTGGAAAACCAGTACCTCAAGATCATGGTACTACCTGCTTTGGGTGGTCGTATCCAAATGGCCTATGATAAGGTAAAGGAACGCCATTTTGTTTATTACAATGAGGTCATTAAACCTGCATTGGTAGGACTGACTGGGCCATGGATCTCAGGAGGAATAGAATTTAACTGGCCACAGCACCACAGGCCGAGTACCTATGACCCAGTGGATGCTACCATTGAGGAAAATCAAGATGGAAGTGTGACTGTTTGGGTTAGTGAATTAGAGAGAATGTTTCGGACAAAGGGAATGGCCGGATTTACGCTCCATCCTGACAAAGCTTATTTAGAAATAAAAGGTAAACTTTATAATAGGACACCTCATCCCCAGACTTTCTTATGGTGGGCCAATCCGGCAGTAGCTGTTAATGATCATTACCAATCGGTATTTCCAGAGGACGTGAACG from Echinicola jeungdonensis harbors:
- a CDS encoding RagB/SusD family nutrient uptake outer membrane protein; translated protein: MVKFIKKTCLKGVFVLLLMNVFSACSDLEENPDFTTQDNFFNTAEQLELGVNAIYDGIGYGQDWENHFYNRFVFECLVGYQVGWEKGPLNYQNGNVSPDDVYISIYWRISYENINRANSIIAKADELKDAGATNVALIDRVKAEAQFLRAFYYYNLVRYFNNIPVTTSPTLSDQDLPSNENGEQKALELIQSDLLMARDILPESYGPSEAGRATRWAAEALLMKAYLQGEKWSEAYNVAQTIIDESGMSLFDDFANTFSVETENMGPRIFEAQVSASANAGENQVYHAHFVPADLPNDLGGVGWHWLNSTKDFREKYDPNDKRIAGTFIQEYPSNRVGRNDDGEWPIVRWSPDAPYNLSRFGGLVPADSDPNNPEELIYSAAWSAKYTEVGISNAYMNEKNIVYLRYADVLLGHSEAANESNMGDPYYGINEVRRRAGLTPLSGLSQSQLRDAIVNERVLEFAMESEVYPELKRKSTYGGSPDYLGDYIEDFIETYNVDRSLSPRDYVLPLPLNEVLGNPNVTQNPEYQ
- a CDS encoding sugar porter family MFS transporter; the encoded protein is MSNIKYNLPYLLALAFTSAMGGLLFGYDWVVIGGAKPFYELFFDINHSPKLQGWAMSSALVGCILGAVTSGTFSDKYGRKIPMIWAAALFIISAFGSGYANDFYWFIIFRLIGGVGIGLASTLSPMYIAELAPAELRGRFVAINQLTIVIGILAAQIINFLIAEPVPLGISNQELAASWNGTIGWRWMFWAEMVPAIAFFVLMFVVPKSPRFLLKIGDLKAASRVLTKVGGEAYALQEVKNIKSTLQENNDRVHFKELNEPKIKPIVFLGVVLAIFQQWCGINVIFNYAEEIFSSAGYSVGDMLFNIVITGSVNLVFTLVAMKTVDKWGRKKLMLFGSGGLSIIYFVLGLSYFQGWTGLPILILVVVSIATYAMSLAPITWVVLSEIFPNRVRGLAMSLATFSLWVASFTLAFSFPILNSELGAYGTFWVYCVISIMGFVFIKMKLPETKGKTLEDIELEFLK